In Humulus lupulus chromosome 7, drHumLupu1.1, whole genome shotgun sequence, the following are encoded in one genomic region:
- the LOC133788239 gene encoding pheophorbidase-like isoform X1 — protein sequence MTTKVEIRNHATKNEIYCIHIIHHPRDMDDNCESGSGSSNKHLHHFVLVHGAGHGGWCWYKVRRLLEASGHNVTCLDLKCSGIDPTDFNTVFSFDDYNQPLTTFMSSLSPNHKARGLDAFEFIYGLRLNQPPTGVMVKPELRRQVLYNASPVEDFILASMLLRPSPARALPSVNVVRNDSLENIVVLRVFIIKTMKDKLFKPERQENMIKQWPPSKVFAIDESDHSPFFSTPDMLFPLLLEAAISIKMP from the exons ATGACTACAAAAGTAGAGATAAGAAATCATGCAACCAAAAATGAAATCTACTGCATACATATTATTCATCATCCAAGAGATATGGATGATAATTGCGAAAGTGGTTCAGGTTCATCAAATAAGCATCTTCATCACTTCGTGTTAGTCCATGGAGCTGGGCATGGAGGGTGGTGTTGGTACAAGGTTCGGCGTCTGCTTGAGGCTTCAGGACACAACGTCACTTGCCTTGACCTTAAGTGCTCAGGCATCGATCCCACTGATTTCAATACCGTCTTCTCTTTCGACGACTATAATCAGCCACTTACCACTTTCATGTCCTCCCTCTCTCCCAATCACAAG GCGAGAGGCCTTGATgcatttgaatttatatatggACTCAGACTGAACCAGCCTCCAACCGGGGTCATGGTTAAGCCTGAACTTCGGCGCCAAGTTCTATACAATGCAAGCCCTGTTGAG GATTTCATACTAGCATCAATGTTGCTGAGGCCATCACCAGCAAGGGCTTTACCTTCAGTAAACGTAGTCCGAAACGACAGTTTGGAAAATATAGTAGTGCTAAGAGTGTTCATAATAAAGACAATGAAGGATAAACTATTCAAGCCAGAGCGCCAAGAGAATATGATAAAGCAATGGCCACCATCTAAAGTGTTTGCTATTGATGAAAGTGATCACTCCCCATTTTTCTCGACCCCAGATATGCTTTTCCCCCTTCTCCTTGAAGCAGCCATTTCCATCAAAATGCCATAA
- the LOC133789694 gene encoding uncharacterized protein LOC133789694 isoform X2 has translation MVVEVSTSVMLKVFLMFSRMTLFLILCAGMHLDSDLVMLSLKEIGKLKAASKRKGKILGVQAISHERLLLLFAFCKRALLEKCSSWIWFDNLHNAWIRSGV, from the exons ATGGTTGTTGAAGTAAGTACATCTGTGATGCTGAAAGTTTTCTTAATGTTTTCTAGGATGACATTGTTCTTAATTCTTTGTGCAGGCATGCACTTAGACTCTGATCTAGTGATGTTAAGCTTGAAGGAAATTGGAAAACTCAAG GCTGCCTCCAAGAGAAAAGGCAAAATACTTGGTGTGCAAGCAATCTCTCACGAGAGACTCTTACTTTTGTTTGCAttttgcaagag GGCGCTTTTGGAAAAATGCTCTAGTTGGATTTGGTTTGACAACTTACACAATGCTTGGATTAGGAGTG GTGTGTAG
- the LOC133788239 gene encoding pheophorbidase-like isoform X3, giving the protein MELGMEGGVGTRFGVCLRLQDTTSLALTLSAQASIPLISIPSSLSTTIISHLPLSCPPSLPITRLNQPPTGVMVKPELRRQVLYNASPVEDFILASMLLRPSPARALPSVNVVRNDSLENIVVLRVFIIKTMKDKLFKPERQENMIKQWPPSKVFAIDESDHSPFFSTPDMLFPLLLEAAISIKMP; this is encoded by the exons ATGGAGCTGGGCATGGAGGGTGGTGTTGGTACAAGGTTCGGCGTCTGCTTGAGGCTTCAGGACACAACGTCACTTGCCTTGACCTTAAGTGCTCAGGCATCGATCCCACTGATTTCAATACCGTCTTCTCTTTCGACGACTATAATCAGCCACTTACCACTTTCATGTCCTCCCTCTCTCCCAATCACAAG ACTGAACCAGCCTCCAACCGGGGTCATGGTTAAGCCTGAACTTCGGCGCCAAGTTCTATACAATGCAAGCCCTGTTGAG GATTTCATACTAGCATCAATGTTGCTGAGGCCATCACCAGCAAGGGCTTTACCTTCAGTAAACGTAGTCCGAAACGACAGTTTGGAAAATATAGTAGTGCTAAGAGTGTTCATAATAAAGACAATGAAGGATAAACTATTCAAGCCAGAGCGCCAAGAGAATATGATAAAGCAATGGCCACCATCTAAAGTGTTTGCTATTGATGAAAGTGATCACTCCCCATTTTTCTCGACCCCAGATATGCTTTTCCCCCTTCTCCTTGAAGCAGCCATTTCCATCAAAATGCCATAA
- the LOC133789694 gene encoding uncharacterized protein LOC133789694 isoform X1, with protein MVVEVSTSVMLKVFLMFSRMTLFLILCAGMHLDSDLVMLSLKEIGKLKAASKRKGKILGVQAISHERLLLLFAFCKRALLEKCSSWIWFDNLHNAWIRSGNISLNLTIMILLWVFVSISL; from the exons ATGGTTGTTGAAGTAAGTACATCTGTGATGCTGAAAGTTTTCTTAATGTTTTCTAGGATGACATTGTTCTTAATTCTTTGTGCAGGCATGCACTTAGACTCTGATCTAGTGATGTTAAGCTTGAAGGAAATTGGAAAACTCAAG GCTGCCTCCAAGAGAAAAGGCAAAATACTTGGTGTGCAAGCAATCTCTCACGAGAGACTCTTACTTTTGTTTGCAttttgcaagag GGCGCTTTTGGAAAAATGCTCTAGTTGGATTTGGTTTGACAACTTACACAATGCTTGGATTAGGAGTGGTAATATCTCTTTGAACCTTACCATAATGATTTTACTTTGGGTATTTGTCTCTATTAGTCTTTGA
- the LOC133788239 gene encoding pheophorbidase-like isoform X2: MTTKVEIRNHATKNEIYCIHIIHHPRDMDDNCESGSGSSNKHLHHFVLVHGAGHGGWCWYKVRRLLEASGHNVTCLDLKCSGIDPTDFNTVFSFDDYNQPLTTFMSSLSPNHKVILVGHSAGGSTVTDVIHKFADKVHMAIYVAATMDFILASMLLRPSPARALPSVNVVRNDSLENIVVLRVFIIKTMKDKLFKPERQENMIKQWPPSKVFAIDESDHSPFFSTPDMLFPLLLEAAISIKMP; this comes from the exons ATGACTACAAAAGTAGAGATAAGAAATCATGCAACCAAAAATGAAATCTACTGCATACATATTATTCATCATCCAAGAGATATGGATGATAATTGCGAAAGTGGTTCAGGTTCATCAAATAAGCATCTTCATCACTTCGTGTTAGTCCATGGAGCTGGGCATGGAGGGTGGTGTTGGTACAAGGTTCGGCGTCTGCTTGAGGCTTCAGGACACAACGTCACTTGCCTTGACCTTAAGTGCTCAGGCATCGATCCCACTGATTTCAATACCGTCTTCTCTTTCGACGACTATAATCAGCCACTTACCACTTTCATGTCCTCCCTCTCTCCCAATCACAAG GTAATTTTAGTGGGTCATAGCGCTGGCGGTAGTACTGTCACAGATGTCATACATAAATTTGCTGACAAAGTCCATATGGCCATATACGTGGCAGCTACAATG GATTTCATACTAGCATCAATGTTGCTGAGGCCATCACCAGCAAGGGCTTTACCTTCAGTAAACGTAGTCCGAAACGACAGTTTGGAAAATATAGTAGTGCTAAGAGTGTTCATAATAAAGACAATGAAGGATAAACTATTCAAGCCAGAGCGCCAAGAGAATATGATAAAGCAATGGCCACCATCTAAAGTGTTTGCTATTGATGAAAGTGATCACTCCCCATTTTTCTCGACCCCAGATATGCTTTTCCCCCTTCTCCTTGAAGCAGCCATTTCCATCAAAATGCCATAA